The DNA sequence GCATGGCCGCGGCtgatggaagaaggaaaaaatTGATGGACCAGCAGATGATGGACAACCTGTCGACCATGGTCGCGGTACAAGATGTTGCGCTCAGCCTGTCCcgtctcttcttttcctcctcttctctctatCGCTGTTAGAAAGGATCGTCGCTTTCAACGGTGTCTCCGTGCAGTGCGTCGCCGATCAATCGTCTCCAACTTACTCCACAGACCAGTCTCGCGCAAAAGGTGGGCGCATTCAAAAAGCCCCCCGCCTCTCATCTGATCACAGTCCTCCTTTGGACTTGACCTCTCCTCCTTTTACTTCAACCCTCCAGCCCATGTCGACAAGCGCCAATTCGGCCCTCTACCTTGACTACCACGCGCTGGCACATCGCTACATGTGCCGCTTCGGCTTATAAAACACCAGCGAGCGACTTTGAGTCTTTGCGCTTGCTGCAAACCTAGGGGACGATAAGAAAGACTTCATCCGACACTTTTGAGCAGACTACTAGCATTCTCTTGCGATTGGTAGATCTGGCTTTTATACTTTTACTACACCAAGATATCGATCTGCGCTTCCAGAACAGGGCTATTCGAGGTACGTACGACGTTGGCACAATGCGATCAGCGTCATGGACTCTGATGGGGGACGAGCTAACGGGAATCTCCAGACTACGTCTCGTACACCGAGTGATCCTCATAGAGTAGATCTTAGACTCCGTCGAGCTTCGTTTCGCAATCCCTATCCTACGATACACAACATCCCGCCTAGACACTACGACTACTGTCACCATGGCTACAAACAGCTCTTCCGTCGGCGACACCAAGGGCTTCGGCGCCCCTACTGCTGACCCCGTTATCGGTGTCGCTAATGCGCCCAGCCAAAGCGAGGATGCCGCCGTTAGCCAGGGCATTCACACCCTCGAGGTCAAGTCGGTCCATTGGTACAGCTACCTCACTACCTACGACTTCTGgatcgtcctcgccctcggccagGTTCTCGCCCTGTGCATCACGTCGACCAACACCTTTAccagcttcctcgccgaggagggcaCAAACATTCCCGCCTTCCAGACCGTCTTCAACTACATCCTCATGTTCCTCATCTACACCCCCATCTTCTTGTTCAAGGATGGTCCTCGCGAGTGGGTTCGAGTCGCCTGGACTGATGGCTGGAAGTACTTCATCATGGCGTTCCTCGATGTCCAGGGCAACTACTTTACCGTCCTGGCCTACCGTTACACCAACGTCCTCTCCgcccagctcatcaacttctGGGCCATTGTctgcgtcgtcgtcatctccttcttcctgctcAAGGTCCGCTACAAGATCTTCCAGATCGTGGGTATTCTCGTCTGCTGCGGTGGCATGGGTATCCTGATTGGCAGCGATCACATCACGGGCTCCAACGGCGGAAAGGGTCTTGATATGGTCAAGGGTGATCTCTTTGCCCTGCTCGGTGCCACGCTCTACGGTACTACCAATGTCTTTGAGGAGTGGCTCGTTTCCAAGGCGCATCTGTACCATGTCCTGTCCTTCCTGGGTCTCTTTGGCATGTGCATCAACGCTGTCCAGGCTGCCATCTTTGACCGAAAGTCCTTCGATAACGCCACCTGGAACGGTGACGTTATCGGTTGGATCATTGGTTTCACGCTGTGCTTGAACCTCTTCTATGCGCTGGTTCCTGTCATGCTGCGAATGGGTAGCGCGGCTTTCCTCAACATCTCGCTTCTGACGGCCAACTTCTGGGGTGTCATTATCGGCACCCGCGTCTTTGGCTACAAGATTCACTTCCTGTACCCGATTGCCTTCGTCCTCATTATCATCGGTCAGCTCATCTACTTTGTGACCGGCAGCATCCTTAGCGATTCCAAGAAGCCCTGGCTTGGAGACAACCAGGAGGATGGTGTCCTGGGCTTTGGAactgccaagctcaaggctctcaaTGCTGCTCGAAAGGCTCAGATTGAGGCTGAGTCTGGTGGCAACGAGTCCTGACCTGGTCCGAGTGACGTTGACGAGTGAATGAATGGCGCAGGCGGGTTGGGTATGGCGgggaagagatggagttGGAGAGTCTGGATGATTGCATGCTGTCTTGGATAGACCTTGGCTAATGGACTATTGAACTTGTTTATGGTCAAGACGCTGGGGACTGAGCGAGATAGCATGCATATTAATACATTAATATTTACTGATCACTTTCTTCTACTGTGATGTAGATATGGAAGATTGGACGTGTATAACAGATGGATCCCTTCTTCGAGCCTAGGTTGGAGTTAGTCTGATGAACAGGCACGTAAAGAAAGACTTACGCCAGCTTGTAGGTGCGGAGAAACTGTGTAGCCAGACGGGAcgacttgtccttgtcttcaTGGCGAGGGTGGGAGACATCACCACACTCGGGGAGGTGTCGGAGGCAAACCTAATGTGTTGTGTGCAGCGGTATTTCTTTTAGGAATACCTTGATTAGCACCAGGGCTTGCATGAGTAATAAGTACCGATAAGTTAGGTTGTAGTATATATAGCTGGAAGGCGTGGTTATTTGGCAAGCGAGGAGTAGTCAAGGGTCCTGTCTGGAGGGGGTTTTCTCGCTGCCGCAAAGGACGAGCATTTCGTCAGAAAGGGCGTATGACTAGATCTTcaagctggtgctgctgttTATCGATCAACGCACGAGGAAAATTAAAACGTCTGCCGTGACTAGGTGGACGTCCCGCTGACGAGGGGTGAGGATAGTGTTCGCACCGGGTCTAGACAGCCTCAAGGCAAGACATCATCAGGCCATgggatgaggaagagctcTGGGCAGTTCTCGTCGTTCAAAGCGCGACTGTGATAGTGGTTCAGCCCATTCGCAGCCCTGCCTTTTATCATCATAATCCCGGGACACAGAGAAAGCAATCACTGCCCTCAGTGTGATGTATATATATAGGTGACTCTTCCCGTCTCCAATCCCTGATATGGCTCCTGAGTTCTTCATTCTGCTGCCTCATCAGGGTTCATCGTCTAGGAACTGCTCCGGACGTCGATTCCAGAAGTCATTCACCATAGCTTTGGTGATGTCTTCCCACTCATTTTCGGTGCTTCACTCCCCATGGAGTGTCTAGTTGGTCGTCCACTGGTTGTTGCCTGGACTTCGCCAAGCCTACACTTTCGTCTTAAGAAGACGAGTGCTGGAGCTGGTCTAAGTCTATCCGATCTCGCTTGGAATATGAAGTTGAGGTTGACCAGCCAAAAGTGACGCGTAATAATCGTCGCATTATTTCTGTCTGCCTGGCGTCATGTCGATGATGACTACCAATGCTGATGTGTGTTTCCCTTCCACGATGGTGAAGCTCGTGGGCAACTCTGCGAAAGGTGTGTTAATCGTGCAAGGTTTCCGCTgggatatatatatatgaTTCAAGCAATAGTTCGTCAAGTGCGTGGTGTAAGCTCTCGGGGGTGATGGGTTAACCAGCAAATAAACCAATCAGGCATTGCATTTCGCAAAACAACTCACAGCAAAGGCTTGAGCGTGGGTACTGCCCGGTGAACCGGAGGATATGTGTCTGCTGTATATAACGTAGCTCTTCTTCAAGCGCTGAGAGAATGTGCGCGCGGCAGAGGAGGGGTGTTACCCTTGCTTCTTGGAGATGCGGTGTTGAATCCAACATCCAATGTCGCCAAGGAGTAATTCGTAAGCCTTCCCCCGGACTGTATAGGGGGCGAGAATTGGGCCTGGGGAGTGAGGAAGAGCCGTATCTGGCTCCCGGCTCTCCGCTCGGGCTTCGTCGTCCCGTTGTATTCCCCAATGGTGAACTTCATGTGGGGGTTTCCCTAGGCTTCTCGACGTAGGCCTTCATGTACCGTGCCGAGCATCATCGCCATTCCTGGAACGACGAGGACCTTCTCGTCTGGTGACCTTTGACGGATCTCCTATCGCGTATTGACGATTTCCTAGACTCAAAGTACAGAAGCCCCCTCATTTGGCCTAGTCCCTAGCCGATCAAGCGACATTTTAGTGAACTTTGGGCTGGCTTGTTTGCTGCGTTGGCTCTTGCAACTGCGTATGAGCATGGCTGGCCGGGACAGTGAACCGGGACTGTACGTTTGCACAGTCATTTGCGAGTGGACTGGTCGTCCTCCAGCCAAAAGGAGCTGCCAGAATTGCCGGAATAGCTTTGCTCACTATAAAGGACGACCATGTCGTCCGGAACATTATCATTACAGCTCTTGGCGCTGTGCTCCTAATACCAAAGATTAGTATCCACGATCCCTTTCTGCGGTTTTAGCATAACTCACGACGACCTTGGCATGATATAGAACTTAAGCCCAGATGCGGTCCACGGCGTTGCGTTCTCCGTCGCATCGTACATTTTCTACTATAAAGCATGACCGTTCCCAAGAGGGGATCAGGAATAGAGGAGAATCCATGTCGGGAATCCTGATGGACAAGTAGCGACTGTTGCTCTGGAGTAGCCAGTCTTTAACTGAAGTCTCACCAAGTCAAGAGTAGACATGAAATACATAAAATGAAGCCGAGATGTGCAATGGTAACGGAATGGAAAGACTTAACGTACGCCTGACGCCGAGGGTGGTGGTCGCATGATGGAGGTGGTGAGGATCCATTctttgaccttgtccttTCTGACGGAGGCCAGGCAGATTAGCTGAACTGGCCAAGTCTCTGACGCTATGTGACAGTTGGGCTTCTGCTTATATTCAGATTATCTGAACACAGCCCCAGAGTCATATAGCAGGATGTCTCCGTTGCCACAAAAATAGGCGCAAAGCCATTGGCGACACCAACGGCAGATTCGGTCGAAGAGTCGCCGAGTGTCTATCTAAATAAGAAGCTAATGAGACGAAAGCAACCTAGTTCAAGGCACTCGCGGTTTCGCCTCGAAACCTCTCCTCAATCTTGTAGCTAGTAGGGATATGCGCTGGTTGACATATCCCCCCAAGGTGCCACCAATCGCACCAGCTGACTCTATATATCTACGAGCCGGCGAATAAAGAAGATGAACCGTCCGGCCCATGATGAGTGCCTCTTCTGAGTGGCGGCGTTCATCTGCTGTCCGATTGCAGGACGGGGCTGCTCTGGGTTGAGGTCGAAGGTGCGAAAGCGTTTTGGGAAGTTTCGCATCATCTGGAACATGGTAGTTGGCGTGCCTGAACTCTCATGAACTTCTCTCCACTTTTTTATCTGCTTTGCGCTTTATATAGTTGCTATCTCAGTCGCGATCAAGGATGTTCGCTGGAGCCATTTGTTCTTGCGAGCCCTGGGTGCCCCTTTCTACTCGTTCAGTTCTCCCAACTGGAAGAGTACATCGTGATGCGGGAGAGGTGGTAAATCTCCATGACAAACCCGCTAAACTGAAGAGCCGGGGCGTTCGGCAAGGATAGAGGTTGTCTTCTGGGGCCGCCGCTTTCTCTGCACCACAGCAGACGGAGATAGTCGGCGACGCAACTTCTTCTGCTGCCGGGGGACTTGAGTGCATTTATATAAGGGAGTGCCATTCATCGCTCAGTCCATCAGAGGATCAGACAGACTTGAACGATGTTGCTGCATTCCCGGGTAGCAGGGCATACCTCTTCCGATTCAGGGCATGACGGGGCTAAGTCGTATATATAAGATCATTTTGGACGGGAAGAATAGGGAATGTAGCCACGGAGTAGACAGAGGTCTCATGAAGTGATGGACTGACTTCTCGTCGCCCCGGTTTCTGGTGGTCTGCTCTTATGTCAAGCAGCATTTCACCCAATGTTTATGTGtgatgaaggaagaaggcgcCATTGTCGCTCTCGAGACTTTGTTTCAGGTAGTTTACATAGTATGTTGAGCACCTCCTTAACTGATAGACTAGACTCGCAATGAAGTGAATGTGAGGATACCGGGAACCAAGAGGCCAAAAGACGAATGTAATAAATGATCTCTGGGATCTGGATACCATGCCTGTGCGGTATATATCGGTCATCGTTTATATGACACGGCGGTATATAAACGAGAATGGTGATGCGCTCGATGAGTGATGGGGATGTCACCGGCGTCTTCCAGACAGTCTCTCGCCTGGAGCCATAGGCTAGGTGGAAACCGATTGCCAGAGTGCCGGACGTGTTGGGCAGAGCGGCAAAGCTCGCTGAAATTCGGATGAAACACCGCACGTAGCGATTTCTGCGGAGGGACACAGTCTTGCCTCGTTCTTGCATCGCTGGGGACAATCTTTGTGAGGGGATGAAACTGCCTCGTGTCTCTCATGAAGGCAAGGAGAGTCCCGCAAGGCTGGACGTGGCAAGAAGTTGGTGTTGACTGGATAGCGCCAATTACGGGGTGGCAACACCCTGATGGAAGCGTTATACAATAGGCAAGAGACAATAAATATAATGGGATGGTGAGATTGCTGATGGATGAGCGGAATTTGATCTGAGCGAGGAGCCTGGGGGTAGGACACCCCTTTTATACTTGTGAGGACAAGATCTGATTGCCAGGCAAGGTGCAGAAACAACGCAATCTAGTCATGAAGCAATCCCAAAAGACAAAGGATTTGTTGTTTGTAATGCCGATTGCGCTGATCTCCGAGCCTCTCCCGCTTGGTCAAGCAGCTTGCCGGTTGCTGCAGCATTCCGTGATTGCCTGCACCTGGCGTTTTGTTATGTTAGAAACTAGGCAGCAAAGCGGAAAACTTGCCGAACCAAACCGAATTGCCGAAAGAAACAAATGAATGACTTGCCATTGACACTTGCTCATGTTCTTGGTCGCCCTTCAATTGATGGGTGCGCTGAGACCCGGAACAGGTCCTGAGGTATTGCCTACACATGGGTCTTTATCCCGCCCCGAAACATGGTCTGCCTTCAGTACAAGTAAGGGATGATTAAGACTGTAGATAATGTCTTATCTAATGCCCTAGGCGCATCGCAGGTGTCCCTAACCTGCAGGCCAAGGGCACGCTACGTTATCCCTTAACGCATGAAGAAAGCATCCATAGACCCATTGGAACCCTCCAGTCATCTTAAACGCCCTCGAAAACAAGCTCATCGGTTGCTTTCGAGTTCAGCCTGGATAGAACATCGACGAGGCGCGTCAGTTGAATGCCTGCTTCTTCCTTTACATCACCATCCTGGTTCTGCGACAGCTCCAACAATACACTCCCCGCCAGCCGTATCTGCTCAATCTGCTTCATATCAGCATTGCTGAGCTAGGGATGTAGTATCCTTCAACTCACCCAAGGTTCTCCCATGGTCTGCAAGTGGTGGATCGGCAACTCAATCAAGGTGCTGACAAAGTCACGACCTCCTTCAACCATTTTGCTGACAAGCAGTGATTCATCACTCCAGCCTGGCCCCAGAAGCCCAGCTACCTTGTAGACGATGCAGTGTCGTAATATGGCCATTCTCAAGGCGTGCATAGCGATCCGGAGCTGGGTCGTCTGCGTGAACAGGGTCTCATTCTGATACTGCCTGATGAAATCTTGCTGCGATGAAGCAAGATTTCCGCCATCTTCTGGTGCTAATTTTGGGTTGTAACCGTCCAAGATGTGGGAAAACTCGTGCCACATGTCTGGTAAATCACTGACAGAAGCAATGCTGGAGTCATCGTTCTTTTCATAACGGTCGTCACGCGACTTTGACCTCAACGCCCACATCAACTTGGCTGCAATGTGCCTCATGCGACAGCCCATGTAGAAGCCATCGATCACTTGTTTCTCAAGCTGTGGCGAGTTTTCGTATCGCCCATAATCCAACATGGGCGCTGGTTCTTGTTGATAGGGGTTCACGGTCAGGCCGGGATCGAATAGAGCCTCGTGTAATAGATATGGCCGAGTCCCCAGAGCAGCGGCCGTATGATCCGAAGTCAAGAGATGCCAAAAGTTGTTGCGAAGTAGTTGTGCCTCCAATGGCGGATAACTCGCCAGACTTGTCTCGTCATAGAGCCGTAGGTCTAGTGCTAGCAGCCTTGCTTGGCCGACGACACGATATGCAAGCTGGGACTTGCCAGTCAACTGCTGAATGGCGCTGGAGTGAAGTGAACGGATTGATAGGGATGATGAGTCCGGGTATTCGAGATCGATATCCTCGTATAGCTGAAAAGTTTCTCTGGACGCTGTGTATAAGGCTGCAGCAACATCTAGAGTTTGCGGTCCAATAACAGCATCGCGATGAATGCTGGCGATGGATGCGCAGAGCGCTGAGAGGAGTGTATATGCTCGTAATGATGTGAGCGCATCCTTTCCAGCTGCAGCATCTAGTTGCGGATTTTTGAAAAACTGGTTCGCGCTCTGCCATAGAGATGGCTCATGGCAGAGTGGAGCTGCGGGGAATAGGTACTGAGTGAAGAGACGGATGCACTTGTCAACGATGTACAAGGGAGTGGTGGATGGGACCAACGCTTGTAGCTTGGTTAACAGGGCCGACTTGATCTCTCTTGAACGCTTGATCACGCAAAGCGGTAAAGAATCAGAGGCTTGAATAGAAGCTTCGACTCCGGGTTCTAACAGGTAGGAAACTCGAAGCTTGTCTGATGCTTGGGCAAGGTGAAGAGGAGCCGCAGGTTCAGGAGACTCAAGCTGAGACGCCGGGGAACTCGTCAAGGTATTCGCAGGTTTCCGGCCCCTCTTCTTGGGCGCAATCTCGAAAGTACATTGAAGAGCAGATATACGGCAGAAAGCACATGATGGTAGTGCTCCGTCACACTATGTTTGCCAACAAGTCAGCTCCGAGGGGctcgtcttcgtctttgATAGAGGTTTGAGCGAATGGGCTACAAGTACGTACTTTGATCTTCCGACGTTTACAGGCGTCGCATGCACGTCTAGACAATGGAACCTGTCGATTGTTCTTCATGCTGGTTCTCATGGAATGGATGTTGTGGTGACGTTGGAAGGCAATTCTCCGCGGGGAATTTTCTGGGGGCTTCTTGTGGGGATCACAGGCCGAGCTGACCAATGGGCGACATCTACATGAAAGGGCAAGGTTGACTTGAGGGCGAGATTTGATGCTGGTTTCATGTGTGAACTTAACCCTGTGAtgttgagatggaagaaaaGCAATTCAAGTCCGGTGTTGATACTTACATCTGGTATCGGCATATTGATGGAGGTACCTCTGCTGCTCGCCTCTTTTGTAAGTGCTCAAGTTATTAGAACTCGACAGTAGATGTTTTCAAGTTCATCAATCTTCTCAAGTAGTGTGGATTTGTTTGCCGCAGACGTGCATCATGTGGCCAGCAACTTACATTGGTTGCTGTCTTCATTGGTTTGTGCACAAAAAGTAGCTAAAAGCTTCAAACAACTGGCCGTGACACGCTGACTTTTGTCTGCTGGCAGAAGAAAGGAAATGGGAAATATTAATTGCACTTGGATTCCACTTTGAGGGCCCCTTGTTTGTCCATGCCGtggctcttcctcctgtGAAGACAGAGCCCTGTGTGTGATGGCAAACCTGTAGTTTTCTTTTATCTCGCAATCTCCTCACCAAGGTGGTTCCCATAGTCATTCTAAATATATTTACCGGAGAGGGAATTGTCATTTGTGAGAAGCGGTATATAAACCAGCAGTCTTTCAAATAAATCCCATTCTTTTACTTGCTCCTATTACATACTGCACCGATTTCAAACACGCATAGAGCTCGGTATTGATCGAGAGAATACCACAATCAACCGGAATCCCACCCATTCCAACACTTGAAGCTATTAGAGAATGGAACGCACACTAGTTGGCCCTGGCACTATCGATGACTTACCTTGGCGCTTGAACCAACTCGTTTCGCCTGGCTCCGAGGCTGAAACCTTGAAGATTTGGATTAGAATGCTGCGGGAGCGTGGTTCTGGATTATGGCTTCTCGGCCGATTCTAGATTCCGTCTAGGCGAGGCACCAAGCTTGATGCGCCCACTCGCCATGGTCAAGCCACGTGCTTTAGGAATGGGGATAAGTCTAGGTCTTGTGTAGGAACTTTGATGCCGCAATTGGCTACACAATTGCTAAGGTGTAAGCCTCGAGAGATCCGGGTCCGTTCGGTCTCTATCTTGTCCGAGACTAAGAGGAGTCTTCTTATAGAACACTTGGACCCTCTCTTGGCGCAGAGGCGTGTGctcaaccttcttctccctctctttcttttaTTTCTCAAAATGAGGTCTCACATATTGACCATATGCGTGGCAGGTCTGTTCTGGGGCGAGGCCATGAGCATCGTCATCCCAGCACAGAACTcgaccaaggtcaaggtgcaGATGGAGCACTTGAGTCTCAGGGCAACTGGACCCCTCGGTACGGCCATTAGTCGAAATAACTGGAAGGTTACCTGTGATAGCGATAACCCAGACTCAGACAACGCCTGCCAAAAGGCCATCGACGGGGATGTAAACAGCTTTTGGCATACGGCTTGGTTTGAAGATACAAGCAAAGACCCAACGCTTCCACACACACTCACGGTCGACATGAAGACCGTCCAAAACGTCAATGGCATCTCTGCTCTCCCTCGACAAGACGGCACTACCCACGGATGGATCGCCAGCCACGACATCTTCCTCAGCACTGATGGAAAGACCTGGGGATCTCCTGTTGCTACAGGAACATGGTATGCAGACGGCACCGAGAAATTCTCCAACTTTGAGACGAAACGCGCTCGATACGTGCGTATTGTCGCCACCACCGAGGCATATGACGGTCCATGGACGAGCATCGCCGAGTTCAACGTGTACAAGGCTGCTTCTTACACCGCACCGAAAGCTGGAGTGGGAATTTGGGGACCGACACTCGACTTTCCTATAGTTCCCGTTGCTGGAGCCGTTGATCCTGGGACCGGAAAGGTTTTGGTTTGGTCTTCGTAT is a window from the Fusarium keratoplasticum isolate Fu6.1 chromosome 5, whole genome shotgun sequence genome containing:
- a CDS encoding Zn(2)-C6 fungal-type domain-containing protein; this encodes MPIPDCDGALPSCAFCRISALQCTFEIAPKKRGRKPANTLTSSPASQLESPEPAAPLHLAQASDKLRVSYLLEPGVEASIQASDSLPLCVIKRSREIKSALLTKLQALVPSTTPLYIVDKCIRLFTQYLFPAAPLCHEPSLWQSANQFFKNPQLDAAAGKDALTSLRAYTLLSALCASIASIHRDAVIGPQTLDVAAALYTASRETFQLYEDIDLEYPDSSSLSIRSLHSSAIQQLTGKSQLAYRVVGQARLLALDLRLYDETSLASYPPLEAQLLRNNFWHLLTSDHTAAALGTRPYLLHEALFDPGLTVNPYQQEPAPMLDYGRYENSPQLEKQVIDGFYMGCRMRHIAAKLMWALRSKSRDDRYEKNDDSSIASVSDLPDMWHEFSHILDGYNPKLAPEDGGNLASSQQDFIRQYQNETLFTQTTQLRIAMHALRMAILRHCIVYKVAGLLGPGWSDESLLVSKMVEGGRDFVSTLIELPIHHLQTMGEPWIEQIRLAGSVLLELSQNQDGDVKEEAGIQLTRLVDVLSRLNSKATDELVFEGV